A genomic window from Desulfobacterales bacterium includes:
- a CDS encoding homocysteine S-methyltransferase family protein, which yields MNKKTAITEHLQHNIFILDGATGTEFQKRGMPTGVCPEMWCIENARVVQAVHSDYLKAGADIIYTSTFGANRIKLGQYGVTDIVEVNRKLAGIARKTAGDERLVGGDIGPTGRFVEPFGDLGFEEAVDIFKEQARGLLEGGVDLFAIETMMDIQEARAALLAVRELTDAFVIVTMTYEKDGRTLNGTDALSALITLQSLGADAVGCNCSTGPLEMIKLIATMKPYATVPLVAKPNAGMPQLINDQTVFGMSPEAFSSYGKSFVAEGVNFLGGCCGTTPEHIRALKQKLAQGRPILPVRQSISAVSSARRTVLLEKNRPVRIVGERINPTGKKKLQKELLAGNMNIVRQMARDQEKRGADLLDVNMGVPGLNETAAMKEAIRLLATASSLPLVIDSSNIETIETALRLYPGRALINSISGEEKKIRELIPVAARYGAMFILLPLADKGVPETAEERIGIIRRVFREAEKYGFTREDVVVDGLVMTVSSDARAPQETLKTVEWCAREFASHTILGLSNVSFGMPERKWINSAFMAMAVSKGLTMAIANPEAEELMHMKAASDVLANHDPDAAAYLARFAGVSKEKGSHRSVENLLTPAEKVSEGILEGNREQIEPVLEEALGMGQTASSLVHDIMIPAITRVGDLYDKKTYFLPQLIASAETMKKGIAFLDPYLKVDNSSESKKARLIIATVEGDIHDIGKNIVALMLRNHGFEVLDLGKNVPTEKIIAEAKRFRPDIIGLSALMTTTMVNMKKVIELAGREGLECRFMVGGAVVTEAYAGSIGAHYARDGVAAIRVAEKLL from the coding sequence TTGAATAAAAAGACTGCAATCACAGAACACTTGCAACATAATATATTCATCCTTGATGGCGCCACAGGAACCGAGTTTCAGAAACGGGGGATGCCAACCGGTGTATGCCCCGAAATGTGGTGCATCGAAAATGCCCGGGTCGTTCAGGCCGTTCATTCCGATTATCTGAAAGCCGGCGCTGATATTATTTATACCAGCACCTTTGGCGCCAACAGAATAAAGCTGGGACAGTACGGGGTGACCGATATTGTCGAAGTGAACAGAAAACTGGCCGGCATTGCCAGAAAGACAGCGGGCGATGAACGATTGGTTGGCGGGGACATCGGCCCGACAGGCCGCTTTGTCGAGCCTTTCGGGGATCTTGGCTTTGAAGAGGCGGTAGATATTTTCAAGGAACAGGCCAGGGGGCTTCTTGAAGGCGGTGTGGATCTTTTTGCTATCGAAACCATGATGGATATCCAGGAGGCCCGCGCCGCATTGCTTGCCGTCCGGGAACTGACCGACGCCTTTGTCATCGTCACCATGACCTATGAAAAAGACGGACGCACCCTCAACGGGACTGATGCGCTGAGCGCGTTGATCACCCTGCAGAGCCTTGGTGCCGATGCGGTGGGGTGCAACTGTTCGACCGGGCCACTGGAAATGATCAAACTGATCGCCACCATGAAACCCTATGCCACGGTTCCCCTGGTAGCCAAGCCCAATGCCGGCATGCCGCAATTGATCAATGATCAGACCGTCTTTGGTATGAGCCCTGAAGCATTTTCCTCGTATGGCAAAAGCTTTGTGGCCGAGGGAGTGAATTTTCTGGGAGGGTGCTGCGGAACGACACCGGAGCATATCCGGGCCTTGAAACAGAAACTGGCTCAAGGCCGGCCGATCCTGCCGGTCCGGCAGTCGATCAGCGCGGTTTCATCGGCGCGCAGGACCGTGCTGCTTGAGAAAAATCGACCGGTCCGGATCGTCGGGGAGCGGATTAATCCAACCGGAAAAAAGAAATTGCAGAAAGAGCTGCTTGCCGGGAATATGAATATCGTCCGGCAGATGGCACGGGATCAGGAAAAAAGAGGGGCGGATCTGCTCGATGTCAACATGGGGGTTCCCGGGCTTAACGAGACAGCGGCGATGAAAGAGGCGATCCGCCTGTTGGCGACCGCATCGTCACTGCCGCTGGTAATCGATTCCTCGAATATTGAAACCATTGAAACCGCCCTTCGCCTATATCCCGGTCGGGCGCTGATTAATTCTATTTCCGGCGAAGAAAAAAAGATCAGGGAGCTGATTCCTGTCGCCGCCCGGTACGGGGCCATGTTTATCCTTCTTCCGCTGGCAGATAAAGGGGTACCGGAGACCGCGGAAGAGAGAATCGGGATTATCCGCCGCGTATTTCGGGAAGCTGAAAAATATGGTTTTACCAGAGAGGATGTGGTGGTCGATGGCCTGGTGATGACGGTTTCATCCGATGCCCGTGCGCCGCAGGAGACCTTGAAAACGGTTGAATGGTGCGCTCGGGAATTCGCAAGTCACACCATTTTGGGGCTTTCCAACGTATCGTTCGGAATGCCGGAAAGAAAATGGATCAATTCCGCCTTTATGGCAATGGCCGTATCCAAGGGGCTTACCATGGCAATTGCCAATCCAGAGGCCGAGGAGCTGATGCACATGAAGGCGGCCAGTGATGTCCTGGCCAACCATGATCCGGATGCCGCTGCTTACCTGGCCCGTTTTGCAGGTGTATCCAAAGAAAAAGGTTCGCACCGGTCTGTTGAAAATCTGCTGACGCCGGCTGAAAAAGTGTCTGAGGGTATTCTGGAAGGAAACCGAGAGCAGATTGAACCGGTCCTTGAAGAGGCCCTTGGCATGGGGCAGACGGCCTCGTCTCTGGTGCATGATATCATGATCCCCGCCATAACGCGGGTGGGCGATTTATATGATAAAAAAACATATTTTCTTCCCCAGCTCATTGCCAGTGCCGAGACCATGAAAAAAGGCATCGCGTTTCTCGATCCTTATCTGAAGGTAGACAACTCTTCGGAAAGCAAAAAGGCGCGTCTGATCATTGCGACCGTTGAAGGGGATATTCATGACATCGGGAAAAATATCGTGGCGCTCATGCTGAGAAATCACGGTTTTGAGGTGCTCGATCTGGGGAAAAATGTCCCGACGGAAAAAATCATAGCAGAAGCAAAGCGGTTCCGTCCGGATATTATCGGGCTTTCTGCCCTGATGACGACCACAATGGTCAATATGAAAAAAGTGATCGAACTGGCCGGTCGGGAAGGGCTTGAATGCCGGTTCATGGTCGGTGGAGCCGTTGTCACCGAAGCATACGCCGGCTCGATCGGTGCCCATTATGCCAGAGACGGCGTGGCTGCCATCCGGGTAGCAGAAAAGCTTCTTTAA
- a CDS encoding HD domain-containing protein, producing MKHSNMLQLFRWAGKLKTIRRTGWVNNGIRDAESVADHTFRVAFMAMMLAGEMGLDPLKLVQMSLIHDLAETKVGDITPFCGVSKTEKRRREQIALEELLKDIDEGVAWLALWNEYEDQHTAEAVAVRNIDKLEMAIQAVEYSSGYPDKDLQAFVSAAGSHIWLPVISDLLDDLIDSSGNKK from the coding sequence ATGAAACATTCAAATATGCTGCAATTATTCCGGTGGGCGGGAAAGCTTAAAACAATCCGGCGAACCGGTTGGGTCAATAACGGTATTCGGGATGCTGAATCCGTAGCCGATCACACATTCCGGGTTGCGTTCATGGCCATGATGCTGGCCGGAGAAATGGGGCTCGATCCGCTCAAACTGGTGCAGATGAGCCTGATTCATGATCTGGCGGAAACAAAAGTCGGTGATATCACCCCGTTTTGCGGTGTCAGTAAAACGGAAAAAAGACGCCGGGAGCAAATTGCCCTGGAAGAATTGCTGAAGGATATAGACGAAGGCGTCGCCTGGTTAGCGCTGTGGAATGAATATGAGGATCAGCATACCGCCGAAGCGGTTGCGGTCAGGAATATCGACAAGCTTGAAATGGCCATTCAGGCGGTGGAATATAGTTCCGGGTACCCGGATAAAGATCTGCAGGCATTTGTCTCAGCGGCCGGAAGCCATATTTGGCTGCCGGTAATCAGCGATCTGCTTGACGATTTGATTGACTCATCCGGGAATAAAAAATAG
- a CDS encoding YfcE family phosphodiesterase: MSRLLITGDIHGSYHTWQRFKEMIIPEDTIVITGDLFDTRCGRRQNFDFQPEQIRDEFAGLANPKYIVYGNCDEESFYPQQGYSCLFYFNGKTILLRHGHVKDSFSADIDVVIQGHTHVGRLEKTGGIIFLNPGSMAFPRDGVASYAQIDPDEICLIRYKTGAVQKRMKLA; encoded by the coding sequence ATGTCCAGATTGCTGATTACCGGTGATATTCACGGCAGTTACCACACGTGGCAGCGGTTTAAAGAGATGATCATTCCGGAGGATACCATCGTTATCACCGGGGATCTGTTTGATACCCGGTGCGGCCGCAGGCAGAATTTCGATTTTCAGCCGGAACAGATACGAGATGAATTTGCCGGTCTGGCCAATCCGAAATACATTGTATACGGCAATTGCGACGAGGAATCGTTTTATCCTCAACAAGGTTATTCCTGCTTATTTTATTTTAATGGCAAAACGATTTTGCTGCGTCATGGACATGTAAAAGACAGTTTCAGTGCTGATATCGATGTGGTGATTCAGGGCCATACGCATGTTGGCAGGCTTGAAAAAACGGGGGGTATCATATTCTTAAATCCCGGTTCCATGGCGTTTCCGAGAGATGGCGTGGCCAGTTATGCGCAAATCGATCCGGATGAAATTTGTTTGATTCGTTATAAAACCGGCGCTGTTCAGAAGCGGATGAAGCTTGCGTGA
- a CDS encoding MFS transporter, which yields MREKFQAGNVILISIAHMVHDIYSSFLAPILPLLIEKLGMTYTMAGFLSVAQRLPALLNPFVGVIADKVGPRYFIIAAPSVTAVSMSLMGVVPSYTILVVLLFVMGLSSVMLHVPGPVMIRKVAGESIGKGMSFYMVGGEIARTLGPLVILGAVSFWGLEGTWRLIPFGLAASAILYVKIRKIRISDEFKRIDEKNNGKKETFMAFLPLFLKLSGITFFASVMKGALTTFLPTYIISTGGSLWLGGISLVVLQAAGVVGAFCAGTMSDRFGRKKVLVTVSILSPVLMGLFMAADTIFAMPLLILLGITVISTGPVILAAVNERKSDYPSFINGIYMTISFMVSALTVMLTGYLADIYGLEVTFRLSAGLALIAIPFAVKL from the coding sequence ATGAGAGAAAAATTTCAGGCCGGCAATGTAATTCTGATCTCCATTGCCCATATGGTTCATGATATCTATTCATCGTTTCTTGCACCGATCCTTCCGCTTTTGATTGAAAAACTGGGAATGACGTATACAATGGCAGGTTTTTTATCGGTCGCCCAGAGGCTTCCGGCGTTGTTGAATCCCTTTGTCGGGGTCATTGCCGATAAAGTGGGCCCGCGGTATTTTATCATTGCGGCGCCTTCCGTAACGGCCGTTTCCATGAGTCTTATGGGGGTTGTTCCCAGTTATACCATTCTGGTGGTCCTCCTGTTTGTCATGGGGTTGAGTTCGGTTATGTTACACGTCCCCGGGCCGGTCATGATCAGAAAGGTGGCCGGAGAAAGTATCGGCAAAGGGATGAGTTTTTACATGGTGGGAGGCGAGATCGCAAGGACTCTTGGCCCGCTTGTGATCCTGGGAGCCGTTTCGTTCTGGGGGCTTGAGGGCACCTGGCGGCTGATCCCCTTCGGGCTTGCCGCGTCTGCCATATTGTATGTCAAAATCAGGAAAATCAGAATTTCGGATGAATTCAAAAGGATCGATGAAAAAAACAACGGGAAAAAAGAAACCTTCATGGCGTTTTTGCCGCTTTTTTTAAAACTCTCCGGCATAACATTTTTTGCTTCGGTGATGAAAGGCGCTCTGACCACGTTTCTTCCAACCTATATCATCTCAACGGGCGGATCATTATGGCTCGGTGGTATATCTCTTGTGGTCCTGCAGGCTGCCGGGGTGGTCGGTGCATTTTGCGCCGGCACTATGTCGGACCGGTTCGGCAGGAAAAAAGTCCTTGTGACCGTGTCTATATTATCCCCTGTGCTGATGGGGCTGTTCATGGCGGCCGATACGATTTTTGCCATGCCGCTTCTGATTCTGCTCGGTATAACGGTTATTTCCACCGGCCCGGTCATACTCGCCGCCGTCAATGAGCGGAAAAGCGACTATCCGTCCTTCATCAACGGGATTTATATGACCATCAGCTTTATGGTCAGCGCGCTTACCGTCATGCTTACCGGTTACCTGGCGGACATATACGGGCTTGAGGTGACATTCAGACTTTCCGCGGGGCTTGCCCTGATTGCCATTCCGTTTGCCGTAAAGCTGTAG